The sequence TTTTGGGTATTCttgcaaattatttaaagaCGACGAAAAAGCTCTTTTCATTGATCAAGGGAAGCATTTGATACCTTGGATGGGCGACGACACATTAAAAATAgacaggtaaataataaataaacataattatccAAAAGCACAAGATCAAAGTTCTGTATGTGTTTGTTCTATAGATATGATTGTCGCGGGGCTTTAAGTGACCTAAAGTCTGTAGAAGCCTTACCGTTTGGTCAAAGTCGATGGGAAGGATTGACCGCCGATGAAAAGAAAATAGAACAATTATGTGATGAAGAAAGGTATAAGTCTCTCAATGATAAGAGTGAAGAAGAATCAATTTATCAAGGTAAGACATTTTGTTAAGAATGTAATTATGATGaatatggtttttataaaaattaatttctgtaaTTATAATctcaagttaaatttatttcaaatctatgaaataaatttttctattatttatcagTTAGGTTTGGGACTTATAGCATTTGTATATCCATCATAGATATAGTAGAACATAGCAGTGATATCAAAATACGCTTTATTGTTAAaaagaattcaaatataaaattgtattttgtttgttttagcatattttagaagtttttgtatatttttaatttttttgttatattgatgcatattcaatgatttataacaatttatgaataatataattgttcaaaatgtattaattacaattttgaacaattaataaaaaaagatgttctaagaatagtaatattatttgtgtagcTATCTGACATAAAAATGTtgcataataacaaaatttataaatgaaatgattaaaaatgtagcTATCCAAGTTGATTTATTGAAAGTATTCAAGTATGCTCTCATAACATCCAATGATGTTGAAAATTCATTTTCTGTATATCAGTCTATTCTAGCCGAATATAGTAGAGCTTTCCTGTTTCAAAAGTTTGAATACATCTAATAGTTCAATTCAATCACAAAGACAGAAATTTTATTaacaacaatacatttttagtaaatatttatcaatgttatatatacatagactttttttttcaaaaccaatttttaagaaatttgatttataaatctataataattaattattatattaaaatattcaataataataataatttttttttatatccaataaatcctttttattaaatttttttaaagtcatttttagtacatatttttaagtttattgagtcatatataaacacatattttagtgtttttagttCTATAAGTCCCAAACCCTGCTTATcagcttataatttaatatatttctgattcattgaatttattaaagtaCTTTTAACACTTATTACAtaccttaaaaaattataatttttcaagtttattatgtgtaaaatttTACCGagcattttacaaaataaaattttcaatatttatttgaattgtatttgtttattataaatgtattaatgtatgatATGCTAACATAACATTTTGTATCATTTCAAAGGTAATTAGGTAaacatcttatttatttttaatttatattatgtagatttatgtatattgttattatatatttcaaattataccaTATGTTAGAgtacttaaaaacattaaattacaaatcattaaaagttattcaaacttatttataatacatctaaATGTAtggataatactatttttaaacatttttatttgtgtacagAGGAAGAACTTAAACGGCTCCACCAGGCtttaaataatgatgaaaaagAATACGGACAAGTTGGTTATAAATATGAGGATGAATCTTCAAACACATCTGAACTAAAAACTGCAGATGATACAGATTATGATCCTGAACTAGAAGAAGCTTTTATTCCACCAAGGGAATTAGAAATCCCTTCTAATATGCATGTGGTAAGATAAAaactaagtaataaaaaaaaagcattctgttatttttaaattttattttacttttagcctccaacaaaaaaattgaatgctattattgaaaaaacagcACTGTTTATATCGAAACACGGAGCACAAATGGAAGTTTTATTGAAGGCTAAACAAGCGCACAATCCTCAGTTTGAATTTTTGTCATACGACAGGCCACTTTACCCTTACTATCAACATGTACTTTCAGCTATCCGGTCTTGCCGTTATAACCCTACACTTGCTAATGATAGTGCTGAAggtaaatttttactttattaaaggAACACACAATCAGTTAGATAGAATGTCAAAttctaagaataataatattagaactaTGTTTCTATTTaccctattttattattattttctatctatATCTGGGTTTTTGTATTTGAGACGATAGTGAAActagaaaaataatagaacttttatttatttgttaatacttaaataactttAAGAGTAATTCTTATTAAAACACTCTTTAAtttaacatgtattttataatctcattgtatttaaatattgaaaaaaaaagtttgtgaattaaatattttttatttttggatagTAAAAAAACAGAATGAacattttttctgatttttttaaatttggaatttTTGTACTCTTTGTGTCCGAATTCAAGATAGGAGATCGTGTAGTGTCTAGACCTATAATGTCATGCACCTGTTTTAAATTCCTGAatgtttcttaaaattattgttttgataagATGTCTGTctcaataatttaacttaaaataagaaGTGCTTTTtatgaaaatcaatattaaattataatactttttttttttagattcgtTAGATTCCTCAAATGAAGAAAGTTACCTACATCCAAGCCTATTAAAAAGTGCAAAACAACCAGAAACGGTAGGTGCCCTAGTATTTCTTCTActacaaaatgtttaacatttaatgattttgaaaacaaaaaaccaTGTGATAACATTACTTGTCTGTGATATCTAACGTCATTCACTTACATGTTTAAGTACAACAGATATTATCTCTGCTGAGATAGTGATATTTAAGAAAGCTcattatacaaattactttacaatttaagataaacatttataatatttataataaaataataattatgatcttagtctttctttatttttaatttcagaattctgattaaaaattgaaatattaaaatttttcaatattaaaaaaaaaaatgtttaatctttttttaatattcaatgtaatgaataaaatatttttttttaagcaaattGATCTGTTGAATAGTAGGAACTTGACGTCAAGTGATATCATTGCATTATAATGTGTTGGTTATAACTGTAGATAAgtgattcatttataatattgcaaGTGGAATACatcatctatatacatataggatTATAATGAGGTAAAAGGTAAAGAAGAAGACTTTtggttaaatttcataaaaaaaatagatttttgatGAAATTGTAATTAACCATGATTTACAAGACAAATGAAGATGATACTTAAGTGTATACAGAAATAGTCATCTTGAATGCCACACGGTCTGGATGCTGGTAAGTTATGTGATtccttttaaattgttaaatgttttgaaagtaataatttgataattggatacatttttagatatttcCATAGTTTCTAATgggttaatattttatgtaaaaataaatattgttcaacTATTAGGTAGGTTATAGCTAATAGGCATTGATTTAATACAACCTTTGTCTTAAAGAAGTGAGATGTGCTTGGTTTCAAAAAATTACCAGAtatagaaaattgtattatatttttgccaATGATttcaaatgttcaataatatgaAATCTCTTAAAAAGTCCTTAATAATTccattacatacatttttttaaatatcaatgaaaTTCTTATACCATTTGTTTTGTAAACTTTAAGAATTCTTCTTgagtttaattcataatattattattatatgtaattgttatggtgtttttaagttttaattattaaaagaattatCTCACTAATAAAAACTCACTTATTTTTGCAAAGCAATAATTCCTTGTTTGAAATcaaatacagtgaaaactctttataatGAATCTGAAGGGACCAAGAAATTTTTTTCGTTAAAgagagtttttttaatagagagggtttaaaaaaaaacaaaattgttgttaGAAATTACgttgataataaaatgaatatatttgaattcaataataatggtattattacgttattaaaAGTAGATAATGAAAGAATGTAATCGTTCTTGGAAATTTCGGCATTTTtgccaattatttttataatttataatacttaacagtgttatgaaacataaaatattgtttcgttatTAAGAGTGACTAAACGTTATAGAGAATGAATTGACTAATGTGTTATAAAGCAAACCAaccaatattatgtcatatttacGTTATACAGAGTTTTTCGTTgtaaagagttttcactgtataataaaaaattgaaatttcttAAACATAGATTAATTGTATACtcaatgtattaattttgaaactgatattatttgtttagtataatatataatttttataacaataaattctttttcataaattaataatgttttctcAAACTTTAcagtttttacaattaataaacaaaattagtattctatcaacataaaatatatcatattttttaagaacttaacataatattttactgtcattaatataattatgtattgttaaataaaaaaatgtttgttagttcttcaaacttattttatttatctatttaatattcacTTGTATTATGTCTActaattgttttgttgtaaaacttttaatggtatttatttaatacataaataacatttatttttaaacaaaacaattaatttattgttattttgaataatgttcattacaaataatatattggtgttcatacattaattaaattaattttagacttatgaaaatactaaatattgatattgaataattattggttctaaagtatgttttaaataaactaattaactttaagaataatatgttaggttaggttacatACATTATTTAGGTTTGTTATTTAAGCAATTTGTTCAAACATtaaggttttaaattaattataataaatatgaatttattattgtctcatttgataataaaacaaatgtattaataaatcaatgtaaAGAAGTTTTAGACAGGTAAGGTTAGAGGAATTTGTAGAATTATGTttgctgtattataataatatactttgtttAAAGAAAAAGATTTTAACCTTcttatattctattaattttaaacaagtaaGGTAAGTTAAGGATTATCCatgctattttaaatacttaagtacagtatctttaattttaattaatcaaccagtaaatcaattattttcacaaaataaacaaaatcattttaacaATGTACACACTATTTTAtccatcaaaaaatatatttaagtatttaactaatttttaataatctttgtatacaatttcaatgttatgttttatttttcaggtAATAAATGTGAGCAGATCGAGTTACTATTACTCCAATTTTTTTAGCTTCAACCTAGACAAATTTTATTCCTATTATGTCTTATGTTTAATCTTTaccaaactaattttttttatagaaatcatctgcgtttaataattttagactaaattttcaaatggatcaataataatttatttaaaattttcaattttattgtgagctaattatttatttagctcATAATTCAGaagatattaatacaatttttcccTAATATAATTCCTACTCGTATCATTACCATTTTTATTCAGAATAACTTGACAATCAAATTCCATTTTGCACACAACTCTCAACTCAGTACcactactaaataataatttatttattattgactttATTTGCAGACGCCATTTATACCAAACATAACATACAAACCTTCTGCTGACTGTTCGTACTCATTACtagtaaacaaaattaaagagAAACAATCTGCCATGCCTGTAGAGGAAACCATTATAAATGAAGTAGAAACTCCTCCCATTACTGTAACTACATCAGAGTTTGATGGACTTACTAAATCAGCTAGACGgcgactgaaaaaaaaattagtttctcAGTCTACATTAAATGCTTCAAATTCTCCAGATACAgatgataatgaaataattgatGAACTAAGCTCAGTTGAGGTAtgcatacaattaaattttgttaatttataaattgattagtGATTGTACATAATTGAGATTAATCTTGGTTAACACAAACTTATAgaggttataaacttataaagaatatttttaagttgtcTTACGATAAAACTTCTTGCTTTTCTATTTTTCATTATGATTATAGCTAAATATTgaagtatattttgtatttctagGCAACTGCTAATACTAAAACAGAAGCAGAGATTTCTAATCCAGTTCAACAAAATGTTACAGTTGGTATTGATGTGCCACCTaatgatttacaaattattattgataaaatggcTTCTTATGTGACAAAAAACGGAAAACAATTTGAAGAAACTGCTCGAAAAAGacgtaaatacattattatgacatttaattcaaaatattttaattgattgttttatatttagagGATCCAAGACTGAAATTCCTAGAACCTGATGACtgttttaatgcatattatactcaAAAACTTAAATTGTATGCCACGATTAAACGGTTGGAACAAACAGCtcctttaaaactaaatatggaTTCTAAAACAAATTCCAAATGTAATTATGAGAaatgtattatctattattatatgtatatatgtccttaagtaaatattatttattttattatgtaattgttgCATCTCATTAGTTTTCAGTTAATCCTATAAATATTCACACTTAACTGTGACTATGCTTTTTCCAAGGGAAAGAAAACTTGGGACCATCTAACTTTTGGTAGtggataatgaaatattaacgtCATAGTTATTAAGTACTTAACATCCATAAATTCTACTAATACCtttgtatatgattttattataaactattaataatacaaaaatcataCTTGCatgaaaaaatacatacatatacagtaGAACCCGTTTAAGGCACTTTTGCTTAAGATTGACTTACCCTATCAAGAGATTCCcattacaaatgtattattatattatattgtaattgtttaaattgtttttcttctctccaataataataataataataataataataaatgtaattataattaaataattaacttttgtgtatttttattacagtacCAGTGTGTTTttcactaaaaaaacaaaaagaatcTGAATCTGTAGAGATAAAAAAAAGTGCTCTTGAAGATAGTTCAAATGAAACAAGTGATGATGAACACAAAAAAGATCGCAAAAAAACagaattaaatcatattaaattaaataaatcttctACGTCTGTCAAGAAAAATCCATTACAAAATACAGCTAAATTAGGTATGTTCATTATATATGAGAGTGGTAgtgaaaacttttttattatttaagcatcataattatttatattgttttaatttaattaataattatttaaagaaattacaTGTTCAAATTACAGTCACAAAATAAAGGTTTCTAGtgaatatttaatgtatgatGCCatccaaaatataaattatacttttttgttagagagttgtattaaaaatatgtattaaatacataattaattaatttaacttaattacaGCTGAAGAAAGATTAAAAGACAAATTAGCTATGGCTGCAAAAGAAAAACTCTCTATGCTAGAAAGAGAACGtactaaaaaagaaaaagaaaaaattcaagCTGAAAGAAAAAGAAAAGCGGCACAATTTTTGGCGtctatgaaaattatatcatcatCATCTTCAAAAAATTCAATTACCATTAAGCCAAGTGAAAAGTCAGACACTCAAATTCtaggtagtttttattattgcattagtTGTACTGTTATCATTTAatctatacaacataatatatgatattatttctgTAGATTCACCAGTTCATAATTCTGTAGTGAATACTGTTGATCAGAAAACATCTACAgatgaaaaaaatggtttacCAGATGATGATGTAAAAGATTCAAATATTCAACCACCGTCTTCCAAAGTACAAGACATAATATCTATTGGTTCTAGGTacggtatttaaattattttataaaatttgtattgaatttttaatccacattaatgaaaattgttttacacTTTCTAGTGATGAAGACATATCTAACGAtggtcatttaaataaaaatataaatggaaataaaaGTAGCAAATTATCTTTGCAATCAAGACTCCAaggtatcaaaataatttttttttataatttaaattttaagtactaATATAATCcatcaagtaaatatttttctattgtcataataaattaaatttttcatagtGATATTTCTCCTATTTCCTTTcacttaaattttgtttaaaaacttaattagttattagtttaacaACTTTAGATTCATATCATATCCTCCACAGTTTGAGATAATACTATCCCTttagtaataagttatttttttacacttcAACAAACTTAACCAATTTATATTCTAACTCCCAACTCCTAAGTTACAACTTTTTAgaggatattaaaaataattaatttttttgtagtgTTTGTACACcatagatttatatataatttttttcagaaacatTATCTAAAGACAATAAACGCAAAAAAATAGAAAGATATGAGAAAGAAAAAGATAATTACAAACGAATAAAGCATTATGatgaaaacaaagaaaaaaccCCAGATCAGTAAGTAGTtatcaaatattgttataataaagacctacctaaatatatttaattatatatatatagggtgatttttttatcattatttcaaaaaatgttgactttttacaatttttttttacgaaattattagttttatacttttttaaaactatataacagttttatttttttcacccttatatttaatagtgaaatcactatgaatttttgattttaaaatgatatcctgtatttaaaattcattaaatgatagggatattttttttatagattttaacgttaacattattattttcatttaaccgTTAGTGCTGCTCAAAGTTGGGTGGTTTGACGTTTTTAGGTATTTTCGTCCTTCAGGTTTTACGGTTGTGATGCATTAGCACAGTTATCTATGGGGGTTGATAACTATCTCTAAGTACAAAGTACATCACTGTGTCGATAGTTGATAACGAGTttattacatttgaatattattcagaaacaaaaagtattataaaaatcgatAATTGCCTAACTTTGAAAAGCTATATTttgctaaaaaattaacgaaaaataattatttgaacgttaaaattcataaaaaaaaatagccctattaatttagtacacagttgtcatttgaaaataaaaatttgataatgttTTCTCTATTTATTAAAAGGGtgaaaaaatttgataaatatttgatgaaataatgagtgttaaagaatcaatttgtatacatgtatacattatacatacttacactattatcttttaatttaatttttattttatagagataatttaaaatgtcttaattTATTCTTTTCGCCCTatacttaacatttaatttgtgTTTAGTCGGTATTCATCTCGTGACAGAGATCGCAATAGCAGACGTTCA is a genomic window of Rhopalosiphum padi isolate XX-2018 chromosome 4, ASM2088224v1, whole genome shotgun sequence containing:
- the LOC132929149 gene encoding protein suppressor of white apricot, with product MSYINAYKNRSTNNGTSEDEKQTLLVFGYSCKLFKDDEKALFIDQGKHLIPWMGDDTLKIDRYDCRGALSDLKSVEALPFGQSRWEGLTADEKKIEQLCDEERYKSLNDKSEEESIYQEEELKRLHQALNNDEKEYGQVGYKYEDESSNTSELKTADDTDYDPELEEAFIPPRELEIPSNMHVPPTKKLNAIIEKTALFISKHGAQMEVLLKAKQAHNPQFEFLSYDRPLYPYYQHVLSAIRSCRYNPTLANDSAEDSLDSSNEESYLHPSLLKSAKQPETTPFIPNITYKPSADCSYSLLVNKIKEKQSAMPVEETIINEVETPPITVTTSEFDGLTKSARRRLKKKLVSQSTLNASNSPDTDDNEIIDELSSVEATANTKTEAEISNPVQQNVTVGIDVPPNDLQIIIDKMASYVTKNGKQFEETARKRQDPRLKFLEPDDCFNAYYTQKLKLYATIKRLEQTAPLKLNMDSKTNSKLPVCFSLKKQKESESVEIKKSALEDSSNETSDDEHKKDRKKTELNHIKLNKSSTSVKKNPLQNTAKLAEERLKDKLAMAAKEKLSMLERERTKKEKEKIQAERKRKAAQFLASMKIISSSSSKNSITIKPSEKSDTQILDSPVHNSVVNTVDQKTSTDEKNGLPDDDVKDSNIQPPSSKVQDIISIGSSDEDISNDGHLNKNINGNKSSKLSLQSRLQETLSKDNKRKKIERYEKEKDNYKRIKHYDENKEKTPDHRYSSRDRDRNSRRSKKSHSSHHSSSKDHKRERGSKRSKHKHKSKKSKKHTRNHNSDSSDDSSNTNNSHFS